In Chitinophagaceae bacterium, the DNA window GTAAACTTCCGAACCGGCATTGTAGTTGGGTGGGTAACCGTGGATGATTTTGAGGATGTGCATTAGTAGATGATTTGAAATTCAGATTGCTTTTCCTTTTTGAACAAATAGTTTGGATGATCACACCAAAAAGCCGTTTTCAATACTTTTTGATTTAGAACTATTACTAGGCATTTATCGGCCTTAACAGTAACCCCTTTCTGGGAAAGAAAGGAAGGTGTAATGATTGCAAGAAGCTTTTCCGAACTACTTACGGTTACATAGGGAAGTACCTTGTAAAGAAGTGCTGCATCAATACTTCTATCCCAACCCTTCAGCATGAAATGGTATGTCAAATAGAACTCTAAAATTTGGTTTGGCATGGTAACTGTTTTTTACACAATCCCCATTATCAAATCTGTGCCAATACTTTTTCATTGATAATCATTACTTTAAGAATATACATGTAAGTTTTTTACTTACATTTAATCAATTTAATACAATGAAACCAAATGATCTTTTAGAATATTTTCTCAAAAACCCGGGAAGGTTTTCAATTCTGATTTTAGGGGAAAGGGGAATTGGGAAAACAAAATGGGTAAAGTCGATAACTGTTGAGAAACTAAAAAAGGTAGTTATTCAAGCAAACTGTGCTGCCTTTTCCGAAGATACAATGGCAGAAAGTGAATTGTTTGGACATAAAAAAGGGTCATTCACCGGCGCCATTGAAGATAAGAAAGGATTATTTATTGAAGCCGCAAATAATGTGTTGTTCCTTGATGAAGTTCATGCCTTACTTCCAAATGTGCAGCAAAAACTAATGACTGCATTGCAAACTGAAAGTTCAGGAGCAAACAAAGGGAAATTCTGTATTAGAAGATTAGGAGATGGTAGGCCGAGCTATGTTTCTGTGATACCTGTATTCGCAAGTAATCTACCATTGACGGAATTGAAAAAGAAATTGCTCCCTGATTTGTATGATAGAATTAGTCAGTTAGTTGTTGAATTCCCTTCAATACATGAAAGCAAACTTGATATTCACAACGAGTTTAAAAAGATTTGGAGTGATATGCAGTTCGAGGAGTATCCCGTTACTCCTGCACTATCGCAATTCATAAAATGGCTTAAAAGAATTCCC includes these proteins:
- a CDS encoding sigma 54-interacting transcriptional regulator encodes the protein MKPNDLLEYFLKNPGRFSILILGERGIGKTKWVKSITVEKLKKVVIQANCAAFSEDTMAESELFGHKKGSFTGAIEDKKGLFIEAANNVLFLDEVHALLPNVQQKLMTALQTESSGANKGKFCIRRLGDGRPSYVSVIPVFASNLPLTELKKKLLPDLYDRISQLVVEFPSIHESKLDIHNEFKKIWSDMQFEEYPVTPALSQFIKWLKRIPLEGNYRTLQNIAINWHQFRLIEYNESKDYDKEKEEKVFMSVKEQISSFHSANPSIKNTPAYNFRKGISKKEMKMEYDRAMLEWAFSEDGYGEKQTDVQKGLTITSRVKNPNIK